A stretch of the Mycobacterium shigaense genome encodes the following:
- a CDS encoding dTMP kinase yields the protein MLIAIEGVDGSGKRTLTEGLKAAFEAAGKTVATLAFPRYGRSVTADVAAEALHGEHGDLSSSVYAMAMLFALDRAAAIEEINGLGRDHDVVILDRYVASNAAYSAARLHEDAAGPAVAWVQALEYQRLGLPSPDRQVLLAVTAELAGERARRREASEPGRARDSYERDDGLQQRTGAVYAELAAAGWGGRWLVVEADVDPGRLAAELTAG from the coding sequence GTGCTGATCGCGATCGAGGGCGTCGACGGCTCCGGCAAGCGGACGCTGACCGAGGGGTTGAAGGCCGCGTTCGAGGCCGCCGGCAAGACGGTGGCCACGCTGGCCTTCCCGCGGTACGGGCGATCGGTGACCGCGGACGTCGCGGCCGAGGCGTTGCACGGCGAGCACGGGGATCTCTCGTCGTCGGTGTACGCGATGGCGATGCTCTTCGCGCTGGACCGCGCCGCCGCGATCGAGGAGATCAACGGCCTTGGCCGCGACCATGACGTGGTGATCCTGGATCGCTACGTCGCCTCCAACGCCGCCTACAGCGCCGCCCGCCTGCACGAGGATGCGGCCGGACCGGCGGTGGCCTGGGTGCAGGCGCTGGAATATCAGCGGCTGGGGCTGCCGTCGCCCGACCGGCAGGTGCTGCTGGCGGTCACTGCCGAGCTGGCCGGGGAGCGGGCCCGGCGCCGCGAGGCGTCCGAGCCGGGACGTGCGCGCGACAGCTACGAGCGCGACGACGGGCTGCAGCAGCGCACCGGCGCCGTGTACGCCGAGTTGGCCGCCGCGGGCTGGGGCGGCCGGTGGCTGGTGGTCGAGGCGGACGTCGATCCGGGCCGGCTAGCCGCCGAATTGACGGCCGGATAG
- the mtrA gene encoding two-component system response regulator MtrA encodes MVFMRQRILVVDDDASLAEMLTIVLRGEGFDTAVIGDGTQALTAVRELRPDLVLLDLMLPGMNGIDVCRVLRADSGVPIVMLTAKTDTVDVVLGLESGADDYIMKPFKPKELVARVRARLRRNDDEPAEMLSIADVEIDVPAHKVTRNGEQISLTPLEFDLLVALARKPRQVFTRDVLLEQVWGYRHPADTRLVNVHVQRLRAKVEKDPENPTVVLTVRGVGYKAGPP; translated from the coding sequence ATGGTCTTCATGAGGCAAAGAATTTTGGTCGTGGACGACGACGCGTCGCTCGCGGAGATGCTGACCATCGTTCTTCGTGGGGAGGGCTTCGACACCGCGGTGATCGGTGACGGCACGCAGGCCCTGACCGCGGTGCGCGAGCTGCGGCCCGACCTGGTGCTGCTGGACCTGATGTTGCCGGGCATGAACGGCATCGATGTGTGCCGCGTGCTGCGCGCCGACTCCGGCGTTCCGATTGTGATGCTGACCGCCAAGACCGACACGGTCGACGTGGTGCTCGGCCTGGAATCCGGCGCCGACGACTACATCATGAAGCCGTTCAAGCCCAAGGAGCTGGTCGCCCGGGTGCGGGCGCGGCTGCGGCGCAATGACGATGAGCCCGCCGAGATGTTGTCCATCGCCGACGTGGAGATCGACGTCCCGGCGCACAAGGTCACCCGCAACGGCGAGCAGATCTCGCTCACACCACTGGAGTTCGACCTCCTGGTCGCGCTGGCACGCAAACCACGCCAGGTGTTTACTCGTGATGTGCTGCTCGAACAGGTATGGGGATACCGTCACCCGGCCGACACGCGCCTGGTGAATGTGCACGTCCAGCGTCTGCGGGCCAAGGTCGAGAAAGACCCTGAGAACCCGACTGTGGTGTTGACCGTTCGAGGAGTGGGATACAAGGCCGGACCTCCGTGA
- the ahcY gene encoding adenosylhomocysteinase: protein MTLTPDVVNGIDFKIADLSLAEFGRKELDLAEYEMPGLMSLRREYHDVQPLKGARISGSLHMTVQTAVLIETLTSLGAEVRWASCNIFSTQDHAAAAVVVGPHGTPEEPKGVPVFAWKGESLEEYWWCAEQMLTWPGEPANMILDDGGDATMLVLRGAQYEKAGVVPPAEDDDSAEWKVFLNLLRNRFETDKTKWTKIAESVRGVTEETTTGVLRLYQFAAAGDLAFPAINVNDSVTKSKFDNKYGTRHSLLDGINRGTDALIGGKNVLICGFGDVGKGCAEAAKGQGARVSVTEIDPINALQALMEGYDVVTVEDAIADADIVVTATGNKDIISLDHMKAMKDHAILGNIGHFDNEIDIAALERSGATKLNIKPQVDLWTFKDSGKAIIVLSEGRLLNLGNATGHPSFVMSNSFANQTIAQIELWTKNDEYDNEVYRLPKHLDEKVARIHVEALGGRLTKLTKDQAEYLGVDVEGPFKPDHYRY from the coding sequence ATGACCCTGACGCCCGACGTTGTTAACGGCATCGATTTCAAGATCGCCGATTTGTCGCTCGCGGAATTCGGCCGCAAGGAACTGGACCTGGCCGAGTACGAGATGCCCGGCCTGATGTCATTGCGCCGCGAATACCACGACGTGCAGCCGCTGAAGGGAGCGCGTATCTCGGGGTCACTGCACATGACCGTGCAGACCGCGGTGCTGATCGAGACGCTGACCTCGCTGGGCGCCGAGGTCCGCTGGGCCTCTTGCAACATCTTCTCCACCCAGGACCACGCCGCAGCGGCGGTCGTCGTGGGCCCGCACGGCACGCCCGAGGAGCCCAAGGGTGTCCCGGTGTTCGCCTGGAAGGGCGAGTCGCTCGAGGAGTACTGGTGGTGCGCCGAGCAGATGCTGACCTGGCCCGGTGAGCCGGCCAACATGATCCTGGACGACGGCGGGGATGCCACCATGCTGGTGCTGCGCGGCGCCCAGTACGAGAAGGCCGGCGTGGTGCCGCCCGCCGAGGACGACGACTCGGCGGAATGGAAGGTCTTTTTGAACCTGCTGCGCAACCGGTTCGAGACCGACAAGACCAAGTGGACCAAGATCGCCGAGTCGGTCAGGGGCGTGACGGAGGAGACCACCACCGGCGTGCTGCGGCTCTACCAGTTCGCCGCGGCCGGCGACCTGGCTTTCCCGGCAATCAACGTCAACGACTCGGTCACCAAGTCCAAGTTCGACAACAAGTACGGCACCCGGCACTCGCTGCTGGACGGCATCAACCGCGGCACGGATGCGCTGATCGGCGGCAAGAACGTCCTGATCTGCGGTTTCGGCGACGTGGGTAAGGGTTGTGCGGAGGCGGCAAAGGGCCAGGGCGCCCGCGTTTCCGTCACCGAGATCGACCCCATCAACGCCTTGCAGGCGTTGATGGAGGGCTACGACGTGGTGACCGTCGAGGACGCCATCGCCGATGCCGACATCGTAGTGACCGCGACCGGCAACAAGGACATCATTTCGCTGGATCACATGAAGGCGATGAAGGACCACGCCATTTTGGGCAACATTGGCCACTTCGACAACGAGATCGATATCGCCGCCCTGGAGCGTTCCGGTGCCACCAAGCTCAACATCAAGCCGCAGGTGGATCTGTGGACGTTCAAGGACTCGGGTAAGGCGATCATCGTGTTGTCCGAGGGCCGGCTGTTGAACCTGGGTAACGCCACCGGGCACCCGTCGTTCGTGATGAGCAACAGCTTCGCCAACCAGACGATCGCCCAGATCGAGTTGTGGACCAAGAACGACGAGTACGACAACGAGGTCTACCGGCTGCCCAAGCACCTCGACGAGAAGGTGGCCCGCATCCACGTCGAGGCGCTGGGCGGGCGGCTGACCAAGCTGACCAAGGACCAGGCCGAATACCTCGGCGTCGACGTCGAGGGCCCGTTCAAGCCCGACCACTACCGCTACTGA